The DNA region CGCAAATGCTTCTCGCTCAGATGCGGAGCGTCATCTGCTCTATTTCTGCGGCGGTGCCTTCGGCAGACCTCTTGCAGGTCAACTCCCTTACCAGGCACTACCAATGGGTCAGCAACTTACCTGCGGCCCACCTGAACATCCTCTACTTGCAGGAATTGTCCAGCTCAGAGCCGCTACTCCCAGTGAAGAGCATGGACGAGGAGGATAGCGTGCAACAGCAAGAAACCCTGCACACTGAGGTTCTTCATCATCAGGACTCTTCTTCCACCCCCTCGATTCACTCCTCCAACTCTTGTAACAACAGCAAAGTGATTCTTTGCACCGAGGAGAAGGGAAACGCAAATGGACTAGATCTGCGGCTAGAAAGTCACTATGGACTCAGCAACTGTGTGACCGCATCTTCTATGTCCACACTGGGTGGGGAGGACTGTGAGACCTTCTCCCTTCCACCCAGACGCTGCTACAGCATGAGCCACAGGACTAGACCACACATACTGCACAAGGATGTGATGCATCCAGTGGACAAGTCCATGTCCCCTATAGGTCACCAAGGACTGCTTCCAAGACAGTCCAGCTCAGAGGTGTGCGTGAACATGGTTGGGATTGGAGTTGACCTTGACCTTATACCTGTGGAAGAGCAGAGACACCTTAGCTGGCCTCAGCTAGACCTCGGAAGCACCAGGAGGTACCTCAAGCTGGAGAACAAAGGAGACTCTGCGGAAAAGTTACTGGATCAGCTTGAGCAGCAATGCTTGCAGTTGAACAAAAGCTATGGCTCAGGCCCCTTCCAGTGAGATGAGGTTTAATCATTACATCAGGGTTAATTAAATGGTAAACCCCATGGTCATAAAGAGCCTCACAAAGTGATATACACCTGGAATAATACCACCTAGAAATGGGCGCAGTGGATATTTTTTTGCACAGTTTCTGGAATCCCTTGAGGCCAACTCATTTGCTCATTTCTAAGATCTAGCCATTTATCTCACTTGACTAGTTTTTGTAACTAGTTAGCTCTGAGATGTGCGAAGAACAAAAATGTTGCTTGAAAGATCATTAACGTTTGCAACATTCTCCCTTGCTGCTCTTGATGGCATGGAAATATAAACAAACGTCCAGGAGCAATCTAGCGATGGAGGTGTTTTACAGACATGGAAACATGCTAACGGCTTGTGCTTCCATTGATCCTAGGATGAATCCGACCTCTTGTGTGTAAAAGGGCAAAAGGAGGAATCTGTTTGGTATTGTTGTGAAAGCCCTACTTGTTTCCAGTACACAGTAAGCAGTATTTCTATATGTGCAAAGTAGAATAAATGAGAACATCGGCAAAGACCAGATTCAAAGCAAACACATTTCTGGCTTCTGAAATCAGGTCGGCCAAAATCTTGATACCAGTTTGTATAATTATAAGGGACTTTGTACCCCAAACTGGATAATGCTggttatttgaccaaaaataatgGATTTGATCATACAGGCTGTCCAAATGTGGATTGTCTATTATAATTTATTTGGTTACAAGTTGACCCAAAAGTTGTCCGTAAATctttcccagagtatctgctctCCTCTTATCTCACTGCTCTCCTATCTCTGCCTAACGGTGGTGAAACAGAAGCATAGATGATGAAGGCACACTGCCCTCCTGGCTTCATTAACTAAGGTGATCAGTTTTTGCATGCACTAATGCGGGTACATCACTGCTTTCCCTTTAAAGGGCAGAGCTGGACCAAGCCCCTCTTTTTTGCAGTGAGAATGTGTAATTTCCTTCTGTTTATGAAAACAAGACAGTCACTCTGTCTCTATTTTGTCTGTGTAGCCTGTTTTTGAACACTGTGTTGTATGCTGTGTTTTCTCAATGTATACTGAGCAATATCCACAATCTGACTGACCAATCAGTGAAGATGTCAGACCCTTTACAACTTTGAACTGAATTCCATGCCTGTTGCAAATAAAAGGCAAAGAAAAACcacttaaaatgaaaatgt from Myxocyprinus asiaticus isolate MX2 ecotype Aquarium Trade chromosome 30, UBuf_Myxa_2, whole genome shotgun sequence includes:
- the LOC127420732 gene encoding uncharacterized protein LOC127420732 → MRTQKSNGRTSATTSRQHLLRFSLHSRRKKEGVIQGKLRIRSMPGAFLVLGVVVVIVGTALAVAGYWPYRAHRASLDTVEEGSSGTSPASGRGLGTKGLYSAASFVHSERMKLLGPVIMGVGLFILICANTVLYENRDRETQMLLAQMRSVICSISAAVPSADLLQVNSLTRHYQWVSNLPAAHLNILYLQELSSSEPLLPVKSMDEEDSVQQQETLHTEVLHHQDSSSTPSIHSSNSCNNSKVILCTEEKGNANGLDLRLESHYGLSNCVTASSMSTLGGEDCETFSLPPRRCYSMSHRTRPHILHKDVMHPVDKSMSPIGHQGLLPRQSSSEVCVNMVGIGVDLDLIPVEEQRHLSWPQLDLGSTRRYLKLENKGDSAEKLLDQLEQQCLQLNKSYGSGPFQ